CAGAGAAGAAAGGGTGCGTGACGTGACCACGGCCCAGCCCCTGGACGTACAGCCGACACCCCTCGCGCTGCTGCTGCTCGGCCGGGAGGCCGACCCGAGGAGCGAGCGAGGCGTCGAGTGCCCCGGCGACCTCCCCTCCCCCTCCGACCCGGACCTGGTCGCGCGCGCCCGCGCGGCGAAGGAGAAGCTCGGGGACAAGGTCTTCGTCCTCGGCCACCACTACCAGCGCGACGAGGTCATCCAGTTCGCGGACGTCACCGGCGACTCGTTCAAGCTCGCCCGTGACGCGGCCGCGCGCCCGGAGGCGGAGTACATCGTCTTCTGCGGGGTGCACTTCATGGCCGAGTCCGCGGACATCCTGACCACGGACGCCCAGGCGGTCGTGCTGCCGGACCTGGCGGCGGGCTGTTCGATGGCCGACATGGCCACCGCCGAGCAGGTCGCCGAGTGCTGGGACGTGCTGACGGAGGCCGGGGTCGCCGATCAGGTGGTCCCCGTCTCGTACATGAACTCCTCCGCCGACATCAAGGCCTTCACCGGCAGGCACGGCGGCACGATCTGCACCTCGTCCAACGCGAAGCGGGCCCTGGAGTGGGCCTTCGAGCAGGGCGAGAAGGTCCTCTTCCTCCCCGACCAGCATCTGGGCCGCAACACGGCCGTGCGGGACATGGGGATGAGCCTGGAGGACTGCGTCCTGTACAACCCGCACAAGCCGAACGGCGGCCTCACCGCCGAGCAGCTGCGGGACGCGAAGATGATCCTGTGGCGCGGCCACTGCTCGGTCCACGGCCGCTTCTCGGTCGAGTCGGTCGAGGACGTCCGGGCCCGCATCCCCGGCGTCAACGTCCTGGTGCACCCGGAGTGCAAGCACGAGGTCGTGGCGGCGGCGGACCACGTCGGGTCGACGGAGTACATCATCAAGGCCCTGGAGGCGGCCCCGGCCGGCTCGAAGTGGGCCATCGGTACGGAGCTGAATCTGGTACGCCGCCTGGCGAACCGTTTCGCCTCGGAGGACAAGGAGATCGTCTTCCTCGACAAGACGGTCTGCTTCTGCTCCACGATGAACCGGATCGACCTGCCGCACCTGGTCTGGACGCTGGAGTCGCTGGCCGAGGGCAAGCTGGTCAACCGGATCGAGGTCGACCCGGAGACGGAGAAGTACGCGAAGCTCGCGCTGGAGCGGATGCTGGCGCTGCCGTAACCGGGAGCCGCGTCCACCGCCGGAAGCCCCGGTATGCCGCAGGTCGGCGTACCGGGGCTTCCAGGGCTTCCGGCGGTGGACGCCACTTCTCACCCCCTTTCACGCACAGGCTGAATCTTCTCCGTACGACACCCGGCCCCACCTCCCCGTAACTACGCTGCTACTCACCGCAGCGACCCTTCGCAGGGCGGGATCGACAGAGCTGAACGGAATGTACGGCGAGGACGGTGGGGCGGGCATGAGGTACGAGGACCGTGGGACGGGCGTGGGTGTCGAGGCACGTGGGGCGGGTGTGGGGCACCGGAGCGTCGTGGCGGACCCGGGACGGGCGCAGGCGGAGGAAGAGGTACGGAGTCGGCGCGGCGCCGCCGAGCGCGACCCCGCGGCCGGTCTGCCCGGTCTGGCCGAAGCCCTGGGCGGGCTCTCTGCCCGCCGGGCCGGGGCCGGGGACCGTACGGGCTCCCTCGCCTCCGCCCGGGAGGCGGTCGATATCTACCGGTCCCTCGGCGAGGAGCCGCCGGGCGGCTTCCTGCCCGAGCTGGCCGGGGCCCTGCACCAGCTGTCGGACCGGCTCGCCGCCACCGGGGACCGGGAAGGGGCTCTGTGCCAGGCGAAGGAGGCCGCGGGGATCTACGCCGAGCTCGGCATGGAGCGCCCGGACCGCTTCCAGGCGGAGCTGGCGCAGGCCATGGACGCCCTGGGCGAGCGCATCGCCGATACCGGGGACCGGTCAGGCGCCGTGCCGTTCGGGAAGCAGGCCGTACGGCTCCAGCGCGAGCTGGTGGAGGAGGACGGGCCGGGCGCGTCGGTCCCGGCGCTCGCGGAGTACCTGCTGGGGTACGGCGGGCATCTGGCGGGGGCCGGGGAGAGCGTGGAGGCCGTGCCGCACACGGAGGAGGCGGTCGTTCTGTTCCGGGGGCTCGCGGCGGAGGACGCGGAGACCTTCCTCCCCCGGCTCGCCGCCGCTCTGCACGCCCTCGGCAGCCACCGAGGGGAGGTGAGCGACGTCTCGGGGGCGGTCGAGGCGGCCCGGGAGGCGTGCGGGCTCTTCCGTGGACTCGCCACGCGACAGCCGGACGCCTTCCGTTCCGAGCTGGCCACGGCGGTGGAAGGCCTCGCCGGTCACCTCCACAAGGCCGGAGAGACGGAGGCGGGCCTCCGCACGGCGCGGGAGGCCGTCGCCCTGTACCGCGAGCTGGTCGCCGAGCGGCCCGAGGGCTTCCGCCCGGGCCTCGCCGCCGCCCTCCGCACCCTCGCCCGGGGTCTGGCCGAGAGCGAGGACGGCGGCCCGGAGGAGGCGCTGAGCCCGGCGCGGGAGGCCGTCGAACTGCTGCGGCAGCAGGGGGACGCCTTCCTGCCCGAGCTGGCGGACGCGCTCCAGGGGCTCGGGACGAATCTGGAGCGGGTCGATGACGCCGAAGTGGCGGTGGAGGCGTTCTCGGAGGCGGTGGCGCTCCTCCGGTCCCTGGCGCTGGAGGCCCCCGGCACCTCCGCCGGCCCGCTGGTCTCCGCTCTCGACGGCCTGACCCGCGCCCTCGCCCGTACCGGCGAGCACGCGGCGGCGATCGAGGAGTACGAGGAGACCGTCAAGGAGTTCGCCGCGGCCGACCCGGCGACCGCCCGGCGGCTGGGGGTGGAGCGGAGCGCGTTCCTGCTGCGCTGCCCTGACCCCCTGCCCGCGACCGGGGTGGCCGAGCTGGTGACGTGGCTGGACGAGGACGGGGAGAGCGGCGGGGGCGCGGACACCGTGACCGTACGGGCCCGGCAGGCGCTGCGTTCGTACGGTGACATCAAGGCGGTGCACACGGCGTGGGAGGAGGAGACCTTCACCTCCGTACCGGGGTGGCTCGCCCTCACGCCGGAGGCCCTGGAGCTGGTGAGCGCCTGGATGTTCGCGCCCAACTGGCCCCGGTCGCGGGACTTCTGGTCCAAGAACGCCGAGGTGCTGGGCAGGGAGGAGGCGGCGACGGCCCTGGACGAGCTGGCGGTGCTGGACCCGCGCGGGGCGCAGCGGCACGCCCTGCTCCGCGACGCCGTGCTCGTCCACGGGGTGACCGCCGCCTACGATCCGCTGATCCTCTCGGAGCAGCTGGCGGAGTGGCTGGAGTGCGAGGACTGGGCGGAGTCCCGGACCTATCTGGAGGAGCACCCGCGTCTGCTGACCGTCCAGCCGCCCCAGGACACCCCGCTGGCCCATGTCGCCGTGCTCGACATCGGCCGGGCCGAGGGGCTGGACGCCGCCTACCGGCTGGTGGAGGACCGGGAGGCCCTCCAGGCCTATGTGGACCGGTCGTTGGAGGCCGGGGACGGCACGGCGCTGATGCACGGCGGCGGCATCGAGGGGCAGGTCTTCCGCGACCGGCTCTCCTCCCTCACCCACGCCCAGGTGGCGCTGGTGCTCTCGGGCGAGAGCGAGGGCTTCGACCCGGCGGACCTGACCGCGCTGCGGCACAGGTCCGACGAGGAGACCCGGGTCCGGCTGGTGCGGGAGACCACCGCCCTGAGCCTGCGCCACCCCGAACCGCACGGGGAGACCTGGCGCCGGATCATCCAGGCGCTCGGCGGGGACGCCTGACACACCACAGGGGCCCGCCCCGCGCGGGTGCGCGGGACAGGCCCCTGTGGCGTGCGGCGGGCGGCTACACGCCCGAGGGCTCCGTCTCCTTCGCCTCCGCCGGCTCCGGCTGCGCCGGGACGCCCGTCTCGGCCGCGCGCTTCGCGGCCTTCTTCTCGGCTCGGCGTTCCTTGCGGAGTTCGACCATCGCGTACAGCGTCGGGACCAGTACCAGGGTCAGGACCGTGGAGCTGATCAGGCCGCCGATCACCACGACGCCCAGCGGCTGCGAGATGAAGCCGCCCTCGCCGGTGACGCCGAGCGCCATCGGGAGCAGGGCGAAGATGGTCGCGAGCGCCGTCATCAGGATCGGGCGGAAGCGGTGGCGGCCGCCCTCGATGACGGCTTCCACGATGCCGAGACCGCGCGAGCGGTACTGGTTGATCAGGTCGATCAGCACGATCGCGTTGGTGACCACGATGCCGATGAGCATCAGCATGCCGATCATCGCGGGGACGCCCAGCGGGGTGCCCGTGATGAGCAGGAGGCCGATGGCGCCGGTCGCCGCGAACGGGACCGAGACCAGCAGGATCAGCGGCTGGATGAGCGACCGGAAGGTGGCCACGAGCAGCATGAAGACGATCGCGATGGCCGCCAGCATGGCGAGGCCGAGCTGGGCGAAGGCCTCGTTCTGGTCCTCGGTGACGCCGCCGATGGTGGCGGTGGCGCCCTCGGGGAGGTCCAGCGCGTCGATCTTGGAGGCGAGGGTGGTGCTGATCGCGCCGGTGTTGTCGCCGACGGGCTTGGCGGTGATGGTCGCCGCCCGCTGGCCGTCGATGCGGGTCATCGAGACCGGGCCGGGGACCAGCTCCACCGTGGCGATGTCGCCGAGTTCGACCGGGCCGAGCGGCAGGGCCTTCAGCTCGGCCATGGTGGCCGCCGGGCGGGCGGACCTGATGACGACGTCACGCTCGGTGTCGTCCAGCATCGCGGTGCCGGCCGGGGTGCCGCGTACGGCTCCGGCGACGATGCCGCCCAGGGTGGTGGAGTCGAATCCGGCGGCGGCCGCCTTCTCGTTCGGCGTGACGGAGATGCGCGGGACGCTCTGCGCCAGGTCGCTCTGGACGTCGGTGACGTCCTTGATGGTGGCCACCTCGGTACGGACCGCCTCGGCCGCCTTCTTCAGGACGTCACCGTCGGACGCCTTGACCACGACGCTCAGGTCCTGGGAGCCGAAGCCGTCGCCCGCCGCGATGGTGGTGTCGCCGATGCCGTCCAGCTTGCCGAGGGCCTCGGAGATACGGTCCTGGGCGTCCTCGTAGTCCGCCGCGTCCTTCAGCGTGAGCTGGTAGGACGCCTGGTTGGAGCCCGTACCGCCGCCGAAGGCCGCCATGAAGCCGGAGGAGCCGACGGTGACCTGGTAGTCCTTGACGCCCTTGTCGTCGGTGAGGACCTTCTCGACCTTGCGGGCCGCCTCGTCGGCGGCCTGGAGGCTGGTGCCGGGTTCCAACTGCTGCTTGACGGTGAGGACTTCCTGCTCGCCCGCGTCGAAGAAGTTGGTCTTGAGGAGCGGGAGCATGCCGAAGGTGGCGATGAGCACCGCGGCGGCGATGACCAGGCTGGTGACCCGGCGGCGGGTCGCGAAGCGCAGGACGGGGACGTACAGGCGCTGGAGCTTGCTCGCCGCCTCCTTCTCCTCGGCGACGCGGCGGGCCTCCGCCGCGTCCTCGGGGGTGCCCTTGGGGGCGCGCAGGAACCAGTACGAGAGGACCGGGACCACCGTGAGCGAGACCAGCAGCGAGGCCAGGAGCGCGGCGGTGACGGTCAGCGAGAACGAGCCGAAGAGCTGGCCGACCATGCCGCCGACCAGACCGATGGGCAGGAAGACGGCGACGGTGGTGAGGGTGGCGGAGGTGACCGCTCCGGCCACCTCCTTGACCGCGGTGATGATCGCCTCGTGGCGCTCCTCGCCGTAGCCGAGGTGCCGCTTGATGTTCTCCAGGACCACGATCGAGTCGTCGACGACCCGGCCGATCGCGATGGTCAGCGCGCCGAGCGTCAGCATGTTCAGAGACAGGTCGCGGGTCCACAGCACGATCAGCGCGAGGACGACCGAGAGCGGGATGGAGACCGCGGTGACCAGGGTGGAGCGGATGGAGGCGAGGAAGACCAGGATCACCAGGACGGCGAAGACCAGGCCGAGCGCGCCCTCGGTGGTGAGACCGGAGATCGACTTGGAGACGGCCGGGCCCTGGTCGGAGACGATGGTCAGCTCGGCGCCGGCGCCGAGGTCCTTGCGGAGGTCGGGGAGCTTGTCCTGGACGGCGTCCGAGATGGCGACGGCGCTGCCGTCCTTGTCCATCGTGGCCATCACGGCGAGGCTGGGCCGGCCGTTGGTGCGCGTGATGGAGACCGCGGTCGACGGCTCCTGCTCCACCTCGGCGACGTCACCGAGCCGCACCGGCTTGCCCGGTCCGTCCGGGGCGCCGGCCGGGTCCTTGGCGACGACCTGGAGGTCCTCGATCTGCTTCAGCGAGGTGTAGCCGCCGCCGACCTGGATGGTGCGGTTCTTGCCGGCCTCGGAGAAGGAACCGGCCGGGAGCGTGGCGCCGCCCGCCTGGAGCGCCTGGGCGAGCGCGCCCGCGTTCAGACCGGCCGCGGCGAGCTTCTTGTCGTCGGGAACGACGGAGACCTGGAGCTCCCGCACCCCGTCCACCGTGACCTGGCCGACGCCGTCGATGTCCTGGAGGGCGGGGACGACCGTGCGGTCCAGCTGGTCGGCGAGCGCCTGCTGGTCCTTGTCGGAGGTGACGGCGAGGACCACGGTCGGGATGTCGTCCGTGGAACCGGCGATGACCTGCGGGTCGACGGTGGGGGGCAGCTGGGCGCGGGCCCGGTTCACCGCCTGCTGGATGTCGGCGACGAGCTGCTTGGTGCCCTCGTCACCGAAGTCGAAGGTCGCCATGATGAGGGCGTTGCCCTCGCTGGCGGTGGAGGTGATGCCCTCGACGCCGTCGACGGCCTTGAGGGAGTTCTCCAGCGGCTCGACGACCTGCTTCTCCACCACATCGGGGGACGCACCCGGGTAGGGGGCCAGCACCGAGACCATCGGCAGTTCGATGGTGGGCAGCAGCTGTTGCTTGAGCTGCGGGATCGCAATCGCGCCGAAGACGAGCGCGACGATAGAGATCAGCCCGATCAGGGCCCGCTGCGCGAGGCTGAATCTGGACAGCCAGGACATGGGTGGGTCTCTCTTCTGTGGCGTGCGAGACGGATGGGCGGAGAGCGGGGAGCCGGGGCCCGTGACGGGGTCCGTTCCGGGGGTCCGCGCGGGGACAAGCCGCCCGCTTATACGATCTCCGACCCGGATCGCCCGGACGTCGGCCCCCGGACTGCTTTCTCATGCCGCGCATACCGCAGGTGGAGTACGCCGTCTCTCCACCCTCCGCGCCCTGCGGCTCCGCCTCACTCCACCCGGGGGCGTACCAGGCCCGACTCGTACGCGATGACGACCAGTTGGGCGCGGTCCCGGGCCGCCACCTTGGCCATCGCCCGGTTCACATGGGTCTTGACGGTGAGCGGGCTGACCTGGAGCCGCTCGGCGATCCGGTCGTTGGAGTGGCCGCCCGCCACCAGGACGAGCACCTCCCGCTCGCGCACGGTGAGCGCGGCCAGCCGCTCCCCGTACTCCGCGCTGTCCGGCCCCTCCCCCGAACTCCCGCCCTGGGCCAGGAAGGTGGCGATGAGCCCCTTGGTCGCCGCCGGGGAGAGCAGCGCCTCGCCCGCGTTGGCGATCCGGATCGCGTTGAGCAGCTCCTCCGGCTCGGCGCCCTTGCCGAGGAAGCCGGAGGCTCCGGCGCGCAGGGCCTGGACCACGTACTCGTCGACCTCGAAGGTGGTGAGCATGACCACCCGCACCGCGGCCAGCGCCGGGTCGGCGCTGATCATGCGGGTGGCGGCGAGCCCGTCCGTGCCCGGCATCCGGATGTCCATCAGCACCACATCGGCGCCGGTCGCCCGGGCCAGCTCCACCGCCTGGGCCCCGTCGGCCGCCTCTCCGACGACCTCCATGTCGGGTTCGGAGTCCACCAGCACCCGGAACGCGCTGCGGAGCAGGGCCTGGTCGTCGGCGAGCAGCACCTTGATGGGCGGCTCGGAGGTGGTTGCGGACTGTGTCATCGGCGCTCCCCCGTCGTGGCCGCCGGGCCTGGCGGTTCCGGTTCACCCGCGCGGGCCTCGATGGGCAGGATCGCATGGACCCGGAACCCGCCTCCGTAGCGAGGTCCCGCCGTGAGGGCGCCGCCCAGGGCGGTGACGCGTTCGCGCATGCCGAGGAGACCGTGGCCGCCGCCGTCGGGGGCTTCGGTGCCGCCCGCCGGGTCGCCGCCGCTCTCCGTGCCCGGGCGGCGGGCCGCGCTCCCCTGGCCGTTGTCCAGGACCGTGATCTCGGCGGTGGCTCCGACCCGTACGACGCTCACCTCGGCCCTGGCCCCGGCGCCCGCGTGTTTGCGTACGTTGGTCAGGGCCTCCTGGATGACCCGGTACGCGGCCAGGTCGACGGCGGCGGGGAGCCCCGGGCCCCGGTCGGCGCCGGCCACCTCGACGGGGAGCCCGGCGTTGCGGAAGGTGTCCACCAGCCCGTCCAGGACCGCGAGGCCGGGGGCGGGTTCGGTGGGCGCCTCGGGGTCGCCGGACTGGCGGAGCAGGCCGACGGTGACCCGGAGCTCGTTGAGGGCGGAGCGGCTGGCGTCCCGCACGTGGGCGAGCGCCTCCTTCGCCTGGTCGGGGCGCTTGTCCATGACGTGGGCGGCGACCCCGGCCTGCACGTTGACCAGGGCGATGTGGTGGGCGACGACGTCGTGGAGGTCCCGGGCGATCCGCAGCCGCTCCTCGGCGACGCGGCGGCGGGCCTCCTCCTCCCGGGTGCGCTCGGCCCGCTCCGCGCGCTCCCGGATCGCGTCGACGAAGGCGCGCCTGCTGCGTACGGCGTCCCCGGCGGCCGACGCCATCCCGGTCCAGGCGAAGACACCGAGGTTCTCCTGGCTGTACCAGGGCGTGGAGCCGAAGGCCATCGCGGCGACCGTCAGGATCCCCATGGTCAGCAGGCCGACCCGCCAGGTGGTGGGGCGGTCGGTGCGCGAGGCGACGGTGTAGAGCGCGATGACGGTGCTCATCACGACCGGGGCCGGCGGGTCCGTGAAGATGTACTCGGTGGCCGTGAACACCCCGGTCACCGCGAGGACCGCCATGGGGTGGCGCCGGCGCAGGACGAGGACCGAGGCCGCCAGCACCATCAGCAGCATGCTGAAGGCGCCGGGGGTGCGGGTTCCGAACGTCGGCCCGTGCCCCTTGCCCGGGTCAGCGAACGAGCCGCAGATCATCGCGACGAGGACGCAGAACGCCAGGGTCGCGTCGAACGCGAGGGGGTGGTCCCGAAGCCAGCGGCGGGCGCGCGCGAACCCGGAGGGAAGGGTGGTCACGTCCAGCAACGGTACGGCGTGCCGCCCACGGATCCGTCTCCGCGGGGTGCCGATACGACCACGAAACCGTACGGGGAGGGCGGACGCGAACAGCAGTGTGCCCCGCGCCGGCGGACCGGACGCGGGGCACAGATGCGTGAGTGCTGGTGGAGCAGGTACGTCTAGTTCGGGATGAGCCCGTCGTCGCTGAGCATGGCGCGCACCTCTTCGAGGGTCGCGCCGGGCGCCGGCAGGATCAGCTCCGACGGCTCCAGGGAGTCGTCGGAGAGCGGAGTGCCGAGCTCACGCACCTTGTCGAGGAGCGCGTGGAGCGTGGTGCGGAAGCCGGGGCCGTCCCCGCTGTCCATCTCCTTGAGCAGGAGATCGTCCAGCTCGTTCAGCTCGGCGAAGTGACTGTCGGCCAGCTTGACCTGGCCCTCCCCCATGATCCGTACGATCATGACGCCGCCCTCACTGCTTGTCGAACTTGTGCGGGGACTGCTGCGACTGCTGGGTGCCGTCCTGGGCACCGCCCTCGATCGCCTGTTGCGGCGACGAGGAGCCGCCGGCCAGCTCGGCCTTCATGCGCTGCAGCTCCAGCTCCACATCCGAACCGCCGGAGATCCGGTCCAGCTCGGCGGCGATGTCGTCCTTCGCCGTGCCGGTCGGGTCGTCCAGGGCGCCGGAGGCGAGCAGCTCGTCGATGGCGCCGGCCCGCGCCTGGAGCTGCTGCGTCTTGTCCTCGGCCCGCTGGATCGCCAGGCCGACGTCGCCCATCTCCTCGGAGATGCCGGAGAAGGCCTCGCCGATCCGGGTCTGCGCCTGGGCCGCCGTGTAGGTCGCCTTGATGGTCTCCTTCTTGGTGCGGAAGGCGTCGACCTTGGCCTGCAGCCGCTGGGCCGCGAGGGTGAGCTTCTCCTCCTCGCCCTGCAGCGTCGTGTGCTGCGTCTCCAGGTCGGTGACCTGCTGCTGGAGGGCGGCGCGCCGGGACAGCGCCTCACGCGCCAGGTCCTCACGGCCGAGCGCCAGCGCCTTGCGGCCCTGGTCCTCCAGCTTGGACGACTGGCCCTGCAGCTGGTTCAGCTGCAACTCCAGCCGCTTGCGGGACGTCGCGACGTCGGCGACGCCGCGACGCACCTTCTGAAGCAGCTCCAGCTGCTTCTGGTACGAGTAATCCAGGGTCTCGCGCGGATCCTCGGCCCGGTCCAGGGCCTTGTTTGCCTTCGCGCGGAAAAGCATCCCCATACGCTTCATGACACCGCTCATGGGCTTCGCGCGCCCCCTTCTGACGGACTGAGCTCCAGCACTCCCGATAGAACCCACAGTACGGGTCCTGCCTCTATTACCGCACTGTTCGAGTCCCGATGTGCTCCTACCCAAGGACGACTGCCCCCTGCGATCACTCCCGCCCAGGGTGTAGACGACGGTCAGGGAAACCCGTGGTGAACACCCCTTACGCCCCTGTCGGGGTACTTACCAGGACGCCGTCCGTTGCCGGATCGTTCCCGCCCGGGTCCACGAGCCCGTATCCCGACCCCGTACCCTTGGGTTTTGTGTTCCGTAGCCGTGCCAAGACAGAGAAGGCCCCCACCGACAAGGTGACGGCGGACCTCTCCCAGCAGCCCCGCGACCCGCAGGCTCCCAAGGGTCGCCCCACCCCCAAGCGCAGCGAGGCCCAGACGCAGCGCCGACGCGCCGCGTCCAGCGCGCCGACCGACCGCAAAGCGGCCGTGAAGCGCCAGCGCGAAGCGCGCCGCGCCGATCTGGCCCGGCAGCGTGAGGCGCTCGCGTCGGGCGACGAGCGCTACCTCCCGGTCCGCGACAAGGGCCCGGTGCGGCGCTTCGTCCGTGACTTCGTGGACTCGCGCTTCTGCATCGCCGAGTACTTCCTGCCGCTCGCCGTGGTCATCCTGATCCTCAGCGTGATCCAGGTGCAGAACATCCAGACCATCTCGCTGATGCTCTGGATGGGTGTGATCATCCTGATCGTGCTGGACTCGATCGGTCTGTCGATCCGGCTGAAGAAGCAGCTGCGGGAGCGTTTCCCGGACACCCCCAAGCGCGGAGCCGTCGCCTACGGTCTGATGCGCACGCTCCAGATGCGTCGTCTGCGGCTCCCGAAGCCGCAGGTCAAGCGCGGAGAGCGGCCCTGAGCACGGAGACCTCCGGCTCCACCGGCGTACGCGAGACCGTCCGTCAGGAGCTGGTCGCCCGGCAGCTGGACGAGCAGATAGCCGGGCGGTTCCCGGTCGGTCAGCGGCTGCGCGTCCTGGACGTCGGCATGGGCCGGGGTGTGCAGGCGCTGCGGCTGGCGCGGGCCGGTCACTCGGTGACCGGTCTGGAGTCGGACGGCGAGCTGCTGCGGGCGGCCCGCGAGGTCCTGGCGACCGAGCCCGAGGGCATCCGCGAGCGGATGAAACTGATCGAGGGGCACGGCCGGGAGACCGGTGTGCACTTCCTGCCGGGCAGCTTCGACGTGGTGCTCTGCCACGGTGTCCTGATGTACGTCGAGGAGCCCGACCCGATGCTCGCCGGGCTGGCCCGGATGCTGGCCCCGGGCGGTCTGCTCTCGCTGCTCGTACGGAACGCGGACGCGCTGGCGATGCGCCCCGGGCTCGGCGGCGATTTCGGCGCGGCCCTGGAGGCCTTCGACTCCGCGACGTACACGAACGGTCTCGGTCTCACCGTGCGGGCCGACCGCCTCGACGCCCTGCGGGCCACCCTCGCCGGGATCGCCGCCCCGCTGCACGCCTGGTACGGGGTGCGGGTCTTCACCGACAACACGGCCGACGGCACCGAGCTGTCCGCCGATGAGCTGGAGCGGGTGCTGACCCTGGAGGACCGGGCCGGCCGGACCGACCCGTACCGGGGCGTCGCGGCGCTGCTCCACCTGTGCGGGGTGCGCGGCTAGCGGGCGCGGGCCCTCGTTCGGCCCATCAGCACAGGCACCCGAAAGGGTGGGTCCACCAGACTCCGGATATGGACGCATCCCCCTCCCACCGCTCCGTGCGGCGGCTGCTGCTCCCCCTGTCCGCAGGTGCCTGCGCGCTCGCCCTGGCGGCCGGCTGCTCCGGCACGGACCGGGCGGGCGCCCCCGCGCCGGAGGCCAGCCCCTCCGCCACGGCCCAGGGCTCGGCGGCCCGTGACACCGACGATCTGCAGAGCGCCTACCAGGCCGTCATCAACGATGTGCTGCCCTCGGTGGTGCAGATCGACGCGTCGGACAGCCTCGGCTCCGGGATCGTCTACGACGACAGGGGCCATATCGTCACCAACGCCCATGTGATCGGCGACGAGAAGAAGTTCAAGGTCACCGTCGCCACCGGTGAGGCGGTCCTGAACGCCTCGCTGGTCTCCTCCTACCCGGAGCAGGACCTGGCCGTCATCAAGCTGGACGATGTGCCCGACGGGCTGAAGGCCGCGAAGTTCGGCGACGCGGAGAAGGTCGAGGTGGGGCAGATCGTGATGGCGATGGGCTCGCCGCTCGGCCTCTCCAGCAGCGTCACCCAGGGCATCGTCTCGGCGCTCGGCCGCACCGTCAGCGAGAGCCGGGCCGGCGGTGGCACGGGCGCGACGATCGCCAACATGGTGCAGACCTCCGCGGCGATCAACCCGGGCAACAGCGGCGGGGCGCTGGTCAACCTGGACA
This DNA window, taken from Streptomyces griseus subsp. griseus, encodes the following:
- a CDS encoding tetratricopeptide repeat protein — protein: MRYEDRGTGVGVEARGAGVGHRSVVADPGRAQAEEEVRSRRGAAERDPAAGLPGLAEALGGLSARRAGAGDRTGSLASAREAVDIYRSLGEEPPGGFLPELAGALHQLSDRLAATGDREGALCQAKEAAGIYAELGMERPDRFQAELAQAMDALGERIADTGDRSGAVPFGKQAVRLQRELVEEDGPGASVPALAEYLLGYGGHLAGAGESVEAVPHTEEAVVLFRGLAAEDAETFLPRLAAALHALGSHRGEVSDVSGAVEAAREACGLFRGLATRQPDAFRSELATAVEGLAGHLHKAGETEAGLRTAREAVALYRELVAERPEGFRPGLAAALRTLARGLAESEDGGPEEALSPAREAVELLRQQGDAFLPELADALQGLGTNLERVDDAEVAVEAFSEAVALLRSLALEAPGTSAGPLVSALDGLTRALARTGEHAAAIEEYEETVKEFAAADPATARRLGVERSAFLLRCPDPLPATGVAELVTWLDEDGESGGGADTVTVRARQALRSYGDIKAVHTAWEEETFTSVPGWLALTPEALELVSAWMFAPNWPRSRDFWSKNAEVLGREEAATALDELAVLDPRGAQRHALLRDAVLVHGVTAAYDPLILSEQLAEWLECEDWAESRTYLEEHPRLLTVQPPQDTPLAHVAVLDIGRAEGLDAAYRLVEDREALQAYVDRSLEAGDGTALMHGGGIEGQVFRDRLSSLTHAQVALVLSGESEGFDPADLTALRHRSDEETRVRLVRETTALSLRHPEPHGETWRRIIQALGGDA
- a CDS encoding efflux RND transporter permease subunit; amino-acid sequence: MSWLSRFSLAQRALIGLISIVALVFGAIAIPQLKQQLLPTIELPMVSVLAPYPGASPDVVEKQVVEPLENSLKAVDGVEGITSTASEGNALIMATFDFGDEGTKQLVADIQQAVNRARAQLPPTVDPQVIAGSTDDIPTVVLAVTSDKDQQALADQLDRTVVPALQDIDGVGQVTVDGVRELQVSVVPDDKKLAAAGLNAGALAQALQAGGATLPAGSFSEAGKNRTIQVGGGYTSLKQIEDLQVVAKDPAGAPDGPGKPVRLGDVAEVEQEPSTAVSITRTNGRPSLAVMATMDKDGSAVAISDAVQDKLPDLRKDLGAGAELTIVSDQGPAVSKSISGLTTEGALGLVFAVLVILVFLASIRSTLVTAVSIPLSVVLALIVLWTRDLSLNMLTLGALTIAIGRVVDDSIVVLENIKRHLGYGEERHEAIITAVKEVAGAVTSATLTTVAVFLPIGLVGGMVGQLFGSFSLTVTAALLASLLVSLTVVPVLSYWFLRAPKGTPEDAAEARRVAEEKEAASKLQRLYVPVLRFATRRRVTSLVIAAAVLIATFGMLPLLKTNFFDAGEQEVLTVKQQLEPGTSLQAADEAARKVEKVLTDDKGVKDYQVTVGSSGFMAAFGGGTGSNQASYQLTLKDAADYEDAQDRISEALGKLDGIGDTTIAAGDGFGSQDLSVVVKASDGDVLKKAAEAVRTEVATIKDVTDVQSDLAQSVPRISVTPNEKAAAAGFDSTTLGGIVAGAVRGTPAGTAMLDDTERDVVIRSARPAATMAELKALPLGPVELGDIATVELVPGPVSMTRIDGQRAATITAKPVGDNTGAISTTLASKIDALDLPEGATATIGGVTEDQNEAFAQLGLAMLAAIAIVFMLLVATFRSLIQPLILLVSVPFAATGAIGLLLITGTPLGVPAMIGMLMLIGIVVTNAIVLIDLINQYRSRGLGIVEAVIEGGRHRFRPILMTALATIFALLPMALGVTGEGGFISQPLGVVVIGGLISSTVLTLVLVPTLYAMVELRKERRAEKKAAKRAAETGVPAQPEPAEAKETEPSGV
- a CDS encoding sensor histidine kinase; its protein translation is MTTLPSGFARARRWLRDHPLAFDATLAFCVLVAMICGSFADPGKGHGPTFGTRTPGAFSMLLMVLAASVLVLRRRHPMAVLAVTGVFTATEYIFTDPPAPVVMSTVIALYTVASRTDRPTTWRVGLLTMGILTVAAMAFGSTPWYSQENLGVFAWTGMASAAGDAVRSRRAFVDAIRERAERAERTREEEARRRVAEERLRIARDLHDVVAHHIALVNVQAGVAAHVMDKRPDQAKEALAHVRDASRSALNELRVTVGLLRQSGDPEAPTEPAPGLAVLDGLVDTFRNAGLPVEVAGADRGPGLPAAVDLAAYRVIQEALTNVRKHAGAGARAEVSVVRVGATAEITVLDNGQGSAARRPGTESGGDPAGGTEAPDGGGHGLLGMRERVTALGGALTAGPRYGGGFRVHAILPIEARAGEPEPPGPAATTGERR
- a CDS encoding response regulator; protein product: MTQSATTSEPPIKVLLADDQALLRSAFRVLVDSEPDMEVVGEAADGAQAVELARATGADVVLMDIRMPGTDGLAATRMISADPALAAVRVVMLTTFEVDEYVVQALRAGASGFLGKGAEPEELLNAIRIANAGEALLSPAATKGLIATFLAQGGSSGEGPDSAEYGERLAALTVREREVLVLVAGGHSNDRIAERLQVSPLTVKTHVNRAMAKVAARDRAQLVVIAYESGLVRPRVE
- the nadA gene encoding quinolinate synthase NadA, whose translation is MTTAQPLDVQPTPLALLLLGREADPRSERGVECPGDLPSPSDPDLVARARAAKEKLGDKVFVLGHHYQRDEVIQFADVTGDSFKLARDAAARPEAEYIVFCGVHFMAESADILTTDAQAVVLPDLAAGCSMADMATAEQVAECWDVLTEAGVADQVVPVSYMNSSADIKAFTGRHGGTICTSSNAKRALEWAFEQGEKVLFLPDQHLGRNTAVRDMGMSLEDCVLYNPHKPNGGLTAEQLRDAKMILWRGHCSVHGRFSVESVEDVRARIPGVNVLVHPECKHEVVAAADHVGSTEYIIKALEAAPAGSKWAIGTELNLVRRLANRFASEDKEIVFLDKTVCFCSTMNRIDLPHLVWTLESLAEGKLVNRIEVDPETEKYAKLALERMLALP